GCACCTCGAGGGTCGGCATCAGGAGCCTCCTACGACATCGACGGCGCGCACGCGCCGCAGCAAGATCGCGATACCTGCGGCGGTGAGAGCGAGCAGCATCGCCAGCGTCGCCCAGGGCGAGAGCTCGTAGGGTAGCTCCCGACGGAAGAACCAGCTGCACACCTGATCCAGATTCGCGTTCAGCGAGAGGAGCTGCCAGGCATCGTCGTGGGTGAGCGCGGCGAGGATGTCGCCGGCAGCGCTGGGAAAGAGCAGCACCGCCACTAGCTGGCCGCTGGCGAGGCGCGGGCTGCTGGTGAGGCTGGAGACCGCGAGGGTGATCGAGGTCAGGCAAAGGATGAGCAGAGTCGAGTAAGCCACGATGGCAAAAGGAAGATGCGGCTCCTGCCGTAACCATTCGAAGCTGGCCGTGGTGGCGCTCTTGAGGACGAGGAGCAAGAGAGCGGGCACCCAGGTGCAGAGCGAGAGGAGGAGCAGCAACGGCAGCGCCTTTCCCACCAGGTAGTCCGGCACCCGGAGCGGCCGCGCCAGATAGATTTGTAGGGTACGGAAGCGCCGATCGAGGGCGATCACCTCGGCCCCGGCGGCGAGGCAGATCAGGTAGTGCAGGAGCCGCTGGCGGTCGAGGAAGATCTGCAGCGTTCTTCCGTCCAGCTTCACCAGAGGGATGTTGCGCAAGAAGCCGAGGAGACCGTCACGGGGCATGGTCTCCACGTAGAGGATGCCGAGATAGGCGATGACGAAGAGGCCGGAGACGAGGAGGAGCAGCTTCACGGCGCGCCGCTGCAAGGCGACGCGGATCTGGGCGCTGCCGAGCACGAGCGCCGGCGGTCGCTCCGAGCGCTCTCCTTCCCAATGCCGATAAGAGAAATCATGGATGGGCATGGGTTCTCCCGGCGACCGTGTGGGCGAACATCTCTCCCAGGGATTGCCGCGCCGGCGTGAGCTGGCGGATCTGGCAGCGGCTCTCCTGGGCGGCCTCGAAGAGGAGCCTTACGCCCCGTCCGGGGATCTGCACCAGCAAGAGCCCGCGCGGTGTCGCCTCACAGGTGCCCCCACGGCTCACGAGGGCCGCCTCGAAAGCTTCGCGCTCCCCCTTGACGCGGACCTCGTAGGCCGCATGCGCGGCGCGCAACAGGTCCTCCATCCGCCCGGAAGCGAGGATCCTCCCTTGATCGAGGAGCACGACCTGATCGCACACGGCTTCGACGTCCGGGAGGAGATGGGACGAGAGCACCAGGTGGATGCCTTTGGCGACGGCCAGATCGCGGATGAGCTTCAGCATCTCCGCCCTTCCCGTCGGGTCCAGACCGTTGGTGGGCTCGTCCAGGATGAGGAGCTCTGGGTCATGCACGAGGGCCTGAGCCAGCTTGAGACGTTGCCGCATTCCCTGGGAGTAGGTGGTGGCTTGCCGGTAGCGGACCTCCCCCAAACCGACGAAGTAGAGGATCTCGTGGGCCCGCTGCAGTGCGTCGCTGTGCTTCAACCCTGCCAACTGGCCGCAGAGCGCCACCGAGCCCACCGCATTCATCCCGGGGATGAGAACGTCGTCTTCCGGGTGGTAGCCGATGCGACGGCGAAGCAGGTACGCGTCGCGTCCTATGGGCTGCCCGAGCACTTGTACCGTCCCCTGTACCGGAGTGACGAAGCCGAGGAGCGTGCGGAGCAGCGAGCTCTTCCCCGCGCCGTTGGGCCCGAGCAAGCCGAGGGCGCCGGTGTCGAAGCGCAAACTCACGTCCTGCAAGGCCCACTGGGGGCCGTAGCGCACGCTCAGCTGCTCGACGTGGAAGCCCATGCTCGCACTCCCGGGTGGCGATCGGCGGCGGCGCCGCATGCGTCCAGAGGACGAGGCACACGGACGCCGTGTTGCCGTCGTCGCGGAATCCTGAGATGGCGCTGCGTGGGATGCAAGCCCGGAAGCATTCGCCCGCGGCGGCAGGGCAGACAGTGGGCACGTGGAGACGCGGCGCGAGGTCGGGGCCCGATGGGGGCCAAAAAATGCCCGAAAAAAGTCGGGGCGCCCCTCGTGGAGCGCCCCGAACTTGCGTTACCGCAAGAACTTACATCGCTGGCATCATTGGCGCCGCGGTCTTCCTGCGACGGGCCTTACGACGGCCCTTCTTGCGGCCAGCCTTTTTGCGGGTCCCCTTCTTGCGGCCACCCTTCTTGCGGCGGGTGCCCTTCTTGCGGGTTCCCTTCTTGCGCCCGGCCTTCTTTCGTCCAGCCTTCTTGCGACCGGCGCGCTTCTTCCTTGCTGGCATCGTTCCTTACCACCTTTCTCTAAACGAGGATCGTCGCTCCTCGCGTCCTCGTCTCGATCCTGTTGCCGCCACGAGCCGTGCTCACGGCGCGCATTGCTCCCCCGCGGAGGAGCAGCCTATGGAGGACCGAGAGCGTGAGCACGAGGGCAACGCTTCCAGTCAACTTCGCAGGATAGGAGGAGTGAAAAAATGGCGTCAACAAAAAATTGACGGCTGGCACGTTTTTTCGGCGTCTCCTGGTCCTAGAACGAGTCTCACATGCGTCTCTACGTGCATCTCTGCGTCGTACTGCAGCGTCTCGAAGCGCCGCTGCAGGCCGCACGCTCGGGCTGCAGACATCAAGAAGCGTGCCCTGCAGCGCGTACGCGCCGCTCGAGCGCGCCTCAGAACGCCGCTGTGCAGCTCGCAGCGTTTCGTTTGCCCCACGGCGCCGCACCGCATCGTCGGCGCAGCGGTCGATAACCACAAAGCTCGTAACGAGTTGTGCAGACGACACGGTGGTGCACCGAGCCTCTTGCGATGTCGGTGAGCACGCCTCGCGCATGCGCAACGGCGCTCAACACAGCAGGA
The Candidatus Krumholzibacteriia bacterium DNA segment above includes these coding regions:
- a CDS encoding ABC transporter permease subunit, whose product is MPIHDFSYRHWEGERSERPPALVLGSAQIRVALQRRAVKLLLLVSGLFVIAYLGILYVETMPRDGLLGFLRNIPLVKLDGRTLQIFLDRQRLLHYLICLAAGAEVIALDRRFRTLQIYLARPLRVPDYLVGKALPLLLLLSLCTWVPALLLLVLKSATTASFEWLRQEPHLPFAIVAYSTLLILCLTSITLAVSSLTSSPRLASGQLVAVLLFPSAAGDILAALTHDDAWQLLSLNANLDQVCSWFFRRELPYELSPWATLAMLLALTAAGIAILLRRVRAVDVVGGS
- a CDS encoding ABC transporter ATP-binding protein produces the protein MGFHVEQLSVRYGPQWALQDVSLRFDTGALGLLGPNGAGKSSLLRTLLGFVTPVQGTVQVLGQPIGRDAYLLRRRIGYHPEDDVLIPGMNAVGSVALCGQLAGLKHSDALQRAHEILYFVGLGEVRYRQATTYSQGMRQRLKLAQALVHDPELLILDEPTNGLDPTGRAEMLKLIRDLAVAKGIHLVLSSHLLPDVEAVCDQVVLLDQGRILASGRMEDLLRAAHAAYEVRVKGEREAFEAALVSRGGTCEATPRGLLLVQIPGRGVRLLFEAAQESRCQIRQLTPARQSLGEMFAHTVAGRTHAHP